In Capsicum annuum cultivar UCD-10X-F1 chromosome 8, UCD10Xv1.1, whole genome shotgun sequence, the genomic window TGAAAGCGAAATGCCGCGGCCTTCCACCAGTTTGCAAATATCTGGTCAAAAAAATGTTTGTCAAATTCGATATTTATATTGAAGTTtgactaatttaaatttaaatcgtATAAGAAACATTCAGCAAAAATACTCAATATCAGTGAAGAATTTTTAGTATCAAAGATTCAAAATTAAAAcctctaatttaaaaaatataacctcaTCTACACTACATCCTTTGATGGTTACTTAGGTTTTAAGGTTGACCTTCACACACAAAAAGTATTGGTATACAAGGGAAATAAGATGATTACATTTCGTCTGCCGGGTGAAAATCATTATATTCTCCCCTTTTCACTgtaatttaaaagttgaattctACTTTAAACAATAAATATCATCTCCTTTTCACATTTGAAATACCCATTTTACACTCATATATTTATTTGCctctacttttactttttttagttGTATCACAGTGTCTTCTCTCcctttaaaaagaaatttattacGTATAACATagaaatcttatttcttccaagtaacaagaaaattatgaaaaaaactTATGTTGGGACTTATGTATAACATAGAAATCTTATTTCTCTTGAGTAactaaaaatagtgattaatcaTGTAAATTAATGATGTTGAATAATGAATGagtagaataagaaaattagaataaataacAATTCAATTGTAtcaacaatttcatcaataaaaacaAATTGAGAATAACTCTACATAGTTTTATGTActatgtataaaaaaaaattgagaataacTCTACATAGTTTTATGTACTACGTATATGTGTATGATGCCAGAGGTCGATGTTCTACTATTTATTGCACTAAAATGACAtccaaatcatattttcaaaatttaactaCACGAAACTTTCCCCGAgtgatttttttaatatgtaaacgTAACTAAAGCTGAACTTTCATCCAAACactataaaataatcatgaaattgaCTTTCCAGTACTTCTCCTTAATGTCAATATTGAAGATACCTCTTTATTTTATACAGATGAATATgtaagaaataattaattaattaattactgTTATACGGGGCGTTCTTACCCACTTCTAGCTACCAAGTATTATTTTTTGGCAAGGCAGATGCATTATGTAAAGTTTATTGGTTACATAATAGCTTAGTTACTAGTTACTACGACGACCAGTATTTGCATGTTTATTTTGATTAGTCTTCTCATTAATCTCACCAACCCAATGAAAATAGAATATTATTGGCTATTAAGTGTAGCAGTCACTTTCCGATACGGGTTCAATAAAGTCCATTTGCAATATAATTGATAGAAGTTTAAAAAGGTTAGTGGGTTGAACTGAAGAAACTATCAGGAAAAAGAGAGGAGAAAAGAAGGGAAAGTGTGGTTGGTGCACAAACCCTTAAATCTTTTATAGCTATATAAACCCAAGATATATGAGCACAATTCAGTCAGAAGTTTGTTTTCCCTTCcattctaaacaaataaaaaacttATAAATTTGTGCTGAGCGAATCACTAGAATGGGTAGCCTCTCACTTGAAATGGTACGTACTGTTCATTACATGCACAAACAACTCACTTTGTTGAAGTTGTACGATCTCCTCGTTTAGAATTTTACATATCGTCTTTAGCTattaaacatatttttatttactcAATTATATCTTATATTGAGTTATGATGCTTGACAGGATTTTGAGCCGTCAGCCATAACACCGAGAGGTTTAGCGCGGCGAAGTTTGTTTCCTCCTGGGGACAACAAGAAACCGAAAGTGGCACAACCAACAGGTCCAAGGAAGAATTTGCAACTTGAGGTGATGGAGCCTGGCTTGAGGAAAGATGGTCCCTCCTTGGACTCTATCTTGGTTAATTATTTAGACACACTTACACAACGGGTCAATTTTCATTTAGgtaaatcaaaaaaatatcattgccTTCACTCTTTGCAACCAAGTATATTACCCACTCAATAAGATGATTAAATGatcaactctttttcttcttatttttattaggtTATCCAGTGAACATATGCTATGATCACTATGCAAATTTAGCTCGACTTTTGCAATTTCACCTAAATAATTGTGGTGATCCATTCATGAAGAACACTGTCGATTTCCACTCAAAAGACTTCGAAATGGCTGTTTTGGATTGGTTTGCACAATTATGGGAAATTGAAAAGGACCAATATTGGGGTTATGTAACTAATGGCGGTACAGAAGGCAATCTCCATGGTATTTTGATAGGGTAAGTACAATCAGCTCCATAGCTATCATAATTAAGTGACTAATTGCGAGAATTTGATATAGTATGTTACACGAGTACAAAATTAATATAGCAATAAAATACATTGTTTTCGTGctcttaaatttttttacattatttacGCAGGAGAGAGCTACTTCCCGATGGAATATTATATGCATCAAAAGACTCTCATTACTCGGTCTTTAAAGCTGCAAGAATGTATAGAATGGATTTGGAAATGATCAACACATCAGTAAATGGAGAGATGGATTATTCTGATTTAAGAGCAAAGTTGCTTCAAAATAAGGACAAACCAGCAATTATAAATGTGACTATTGGTATACATTTACTCCAACCTctatgtattcttttttttttttttcttttatgtacttCGTCCTCTTACAAGTTTACccttaatgattttttttttaaattgtaggAACTACCTTCAAAGGAGCTATTGATGACCTTGATGTTATACTTGAAGTACTCAAAGATTGTGGCTATTCACAAGATATGTTTTACATCCACTGTGATGCAGCACTATGTGGTCTTATGGTCCCCTTTATAAACAATGTGAGTTTTGCATCTTACTTCCAATAACTTTTTACTAATCCAATGAGCGACATTCTAATTAATTATTGGTTATCCAATTTGAACAGATGATTAGTTTCAAGAAGCCAATTGGAAGTGTCACAATTTCTGGTCACAAGTTCTTAGGATGTCCAATGCCATGTGGTGTCCAAATAACAAGAAAAAGCAACATCAATAATCTCTCAAGAAATGTGGAGTACATTGCTTCTGTCGATGCCACTATTTCTGGTAGCCGTAACGGTTTAACTCCAATTTTTTTATGGTATAGTTTGAGCGCTAAAGGTCACATTGGCCTGAAAAATGATGTTAAAAGATGCCTCGACAATGCTAGATATTTGAAAGATCGTCTACAACAAGCAGGGGTAAGTGCCATGCTAAATGAGCTTAGCATCGTAGTTGTGCTTGAAAGGCCTCGTGACCTAGAATTTGTCCGTCGTTGGCAACTTTCATGTGTCAAAGATATGGCACATGTTATTGTGATGCCAGGTATCACCCGAGAAATGCTTGACATTTTCATCGGTGAACTAGTGCAACAAAGGAAACAATGGTATCAAGGTGGTGAAGTTGAGCCTCCTTGTATTGCAGATGATGTTGGTGCTCAAAATTGCTCATGCTCTTATCATAAGATTGATGACATCAGTCCTTAGAAGGCCAAGAAGAAAAGATCATCTGCAAATTGAAATTGCAATTTTAGAGATCTAATTTGTTTGTTTTCCATAGTGATGACGTTTATTGATTCTTTATGACTTCATTTTTTTCCTCACATTGAAAGTGAATTGTATACCTGATTGTACTACTGGACGACATAATTGTAatacataatttttaattaaaaaaaaaattacagtcTTCTTTATGATCTTTGTGTAGCATTAAtttaatttacttttattatttgtGATCGAAATAAGATTATACATGATGAAAACTGGGATAAGCTCATGCATATACTCACATAGGCGGATGTCGTGTGATAGCTACTAGACTCGGAAAATAGAAAAGACAAAGAAGTTATATAAAATTCTGATACCATTGTAATACAATTATgaatcaaatttaataaaattctcttttttttttggtgcTTAGAAGAGAGAATTTATTCAAATCAATGAAGAGTTCATTACATACAAGGACTAGACGTGTAGTTCCATTTAATTGAATGTCTTTTAAAAAAGCATGTAAAATAAAAGGGGGAGGGGAATCAAATGTTAAGACATTGCTTGGCACTCTTTGATTTTGTTGCTTGCCAAAGACCATCATGTGACCAGTGGCAGAGCCAGATTTTTCATTGAGGGGGTTTAGAAGTAAATATAtaaactagtcgaagggggttcaacatctactatatatacataaaaatatttttgaccatataaaaatattataattttcagaCGAagagggttcggatgaaccccctaaaTTGTATGTAGCTCCGCCACTGCATGTGACTCCTTGCAAACACAACTATTTTATTTGCCACCCCATTTCCTTCTTTGTAGACGTGGATGAGTTGTGGTTCATTCAGATCCTTGATGAGCGACCTGCAATTCGATAAAATATGTGAGAAagtttgattattttcttttagcatatCGATAAGTACCTGAGAGTCCATTTCCACAATTATAGGTAATAGGTTCTTTTCTGTAACCAATTTCAGACTGTGTAGAAGAGCTGTCATTTTTATATGTATAACGGATTTTGCTTTTTGAAAATTAGTGAATTCTGAAATTCAACTCCCGGTATGATTTCGTATGGCTCTTTCTGATTCGCCATTGTTGCTCGCATGGTCAAATGCGCCATTTATATTTAACTTATAGAAGCCTATTGCCAGTGGTTCCCATTTAGTAATTATAGAAGTTTTTCTAAGGCTACGACGAGTTTTACAAGGACCCAAGTGATAGTATTCGATAACATTAGTTTCAaacatttttggagagattatagAGGCTGGGTTATTGAAATTTAGAGTTTCAATTTCTCCAAATGGTCCAAAGGATGAGAGGAGTGAGAATTGACAAGGGTACAAATCTattattggttagtttgattAGGTTGTCTGAAGCACAATAGTTCTTTATATCTCGAATCAAGTAATTGGTGGTAGGTTTGAAGTTTAAGCGAtcccaatttttttttgcatttggACATGAAAGAAATGTGTGCTCTATATTTTCAGGAGCGTTTGCACATGAGCAAcatgaattagagtttataatgtATCTTGTAAAAGGGTTGATAACGGAGtcaaataaagtattttattttgttactaGTATTTGTGTTTCATATTCATTTATGATCGAAGTATGTACTTTTATAGTACATAGTATCTGATGATTGGAGGAATATTTTATAAACATCTTTTAAGGAGAAGTTTCCTTTTGGAGAAGTATTCCAGAAGAATGAATCAGATGTTGGATTGGATTGTTTTTTATAAGTGTTTGTTATAATGTTCGAGATCTCTGGAGGAATTACAGCAGACATATTTGAGAAATTCCAAGCCCCATTAATTAAAATATGATTTACTTTTTGATTTAAATCATCTAATGAGAGGGGAGCTTGAAAGAGTTCTTGTAAATTGTTGTTTGTGTAGAGCCATCTATCTTGCCAAAGGTTAGTGTTTTTTCCGTCTCCCACATTTATggaaaaatacttgtgaaatatattattatttttggtaatgcTCTTTCAAATATAGGAGTCTGTGGATTTATGGGTGATGATATTGTTGGATATTCTATTCATGTActttttttgaaggatttttacCTACAGATgagatttatttttcatgattctCCAGTCGAGGCTTGAAATTAAAGCTGAGTtttttccttcagatttataaattttcaatcCTCCTTTGTTTTTAGGCATTTTGACAACGTCTCAATTAACGAggtggatttttttttttcatctgaAGATCCTCATGAAAAGTTTCTTTGAATTCTATCTATGCtatcaataatattttggggTAATAAATTAATTTGCATAGCATAAGTTGATATAGAGTTAAGAACTAAATTAATTAAAGTGGTTCTCCCTGCAATAGAAaggaatttaatttttcaatcacttaaTTTACTGTTCATTTTATCAATTATAAATTGGTTGTCTTTTCTTTTGGGATTAAGGTTAGTCATTGGGCGTTCAAGATACTTTTCAAATTCGTtagtcttttttttatttgtagaagagaaaaaattgaattgaCATTTGACTGGATAGTATTTTTTGAGAAATACACTCTTGatttaaaaaaacttattttttgttGAGATATCTCACCAAAGCTTTTAAAAAGGATAATATAGAGTTCGCATTATCGATGTTAGCTTTTGCAAAGAGAATTAGATCATCCGCAAAAAATAAGTGCGATAAAGAAGGGGTTgctgatattatttttataggaTCCCAATTCCCTTGAAAAGTggattgattaattattttggaaAGTGATTCTATGCAAATAATGAAAAGATAGGGTGAAAGGGAATTACCCTGTCTTATGCCTCGCGATGGTTGAAAAATTTCGTAGATTTACCCTTTAATAGAATGGAAATTGAAGAAGAGGTGACACAATTCATTATTAGGGTagttaaatcttttgaaaaattgAGGCTAGTGAGCGAGTAGTGGATAAAAGACCATTTTATTCTGTCAAAAGTCTTTTTTAGGTCtacttttatcattattttactgatttttcttttattttgttgaagGAGTGAACTGCTTCTTGAACGATAATCGCGTTTCTGAAGCTCTTCTGTTAGGAATAAAGCTACATTTGTAGGGTTAATAATTTTATCCAGAAATAATCGAATCCTGTCTatcaaaattttgataattattttgtaaatGGTGTTGCATAAACTTATAGGTCTGTAGTGTGAGACTTGGTCCAACATATTGATTTTGGGAATAAGAACAAGATGTGTTTGATTGATATCCGAACTGATACTTTTTGAATAGAAGACATCCATACATCTTTGAATAATAGAGAAGTTAGTGTCGTCCCAGAATTTTTGGAAGAATATGGGATGTAAACCATTAGGACTTGAAGCTTTCAAAGGTTTAAAAGAGATAATAGCCCTGTGAATTTCATCGATTGTTAAATGAGTATTAAGAATTTGATGATCATCTTTCGAGATATTATTAGcagctttttggaccaaaaataATGGGGAAACTAGTTAGTTCAGTGGTATACACacttttaaagtaatttttaatagtgttttaatattttttggttgGAATGATCTGTTTCTAACGGAATCAACCAAGCCCataattctatttctacattTTTTTATAGTAGAAATGTGAAAGAACTTGGTATTAGTATCACCATCTAGCGTccattgaattcttgatttcattTTCCAAAAGTCTTCTTTCTGTTTTAGAATGTTGTTAAAATCATGAAGGAGAGTTGTCTCCagattatagtgaattttttttttctagccGGATTTATTTTTTGGAGGCCATTCATTCTTGCTAAAATCATTCTCTTACTTTTTAAAATGTTACCAAATTTATCTTTATTCCATTTAGTAGCACCATGTGAGAAGCTAATGACAATATTTTGATAGTTGTGGTTAAGTATCAGTATgttttaacaatatttttaaaattcgaaTGGTGTAACCACATGATTTCAAATCTGAATTTTGAAGTATTGATCTTGTCACTTTTAATAAGATTTAGTAATAGTGAACAATGATCTGAATGGACTCTAGAAAGATACGTGACCTTAGAGTCTGGAACAAATTGAACTGTAATGGATTCCAAAAAAATCGATCTAGTCTTTCCATTATTATATTAGATtgatttttgttcatatttttccaAGTAAATAATGGACCACAAAATCTAGGTCTACCATATTTAGATTATTTATACAGTCCATGAAATTGGTGATTCTTTTGTTGTCAACcccttttttgtcatttttttttggaAGTATTAGTTACTTCGTTGAAGTCCCCACCTATTAGCCAAGGGCCCTTTATTTTCGTAGAgcttttttcatttaaattttttcttaaaactttcttGTAGTGATACCTATTTCTAGCATATATAATAGAGAGAGTCCATAGGGAAGTGTTAGGACTAACTTGTAGACTCGCGTGAATTTCTTGTTCCATAAGGACCACTGAATTCATTATTAACTCATTATTGTTTCAGTGGATTGCAATACCACCTGAGCATCCTGAAGTTGGTACATGTATGACATCCATAAATAATAGTAACTGCATAAGTGCCTCTTGGTCTGATAGTCTAGTTTCAGTAAGAGCAAGGATTATAGGGTTATAAGCAGCGATAATTTTCAGTATATCTTTTCTAAAGTCTGAGTTGTTTGTGCCCCTACAGTTTCAGATAATAATCTTCATGGGTGGTTGTGTCTAGAGTGAGGAAATCCCTCCCAATGCAAGGGACATCTTGAGGTTGATCACTATTTGATTCTGAAATAAGGAAAAGTCTGTGCTTTTCTTTGTCGTTGTTGCTAACAATATGGCATATTGATGCACGTGATCCATTGGGTAAGATTTAATGTTGACTAAAAACTTTGAAACTGGCAGCAGGATTTTTACCAGAACACGTTCTTCTGTATTTTGTCTGAAAGTAAATGTCAATAAATCCTCTAGTGTGATTGGAGTCATTAACTATGTGACACTATTTGATAGTACTTTCTTTGATTTCTGCGTCTGGTATTGCACATTATTATTGAAATTAAACGATTAGAGTTGTGGCAATGGAAAGTAATTTTCGTATATTTATGGCAGTTCTTGATCGTGAGTCATTGCTTCCAATATTGGTGACATGATTTGTATAGTTCATCTATTGGGATGAGTCCCAACTGATGATTATTGTGTTCTCAGACATTAAATTATTTACATGTGTAGCATCGTCGCTCTTAGGCCTATTAGGTGCTGGTTCTGCATGCAGTACGCTTTCACTAAGTTCTGATAATTTTGAATTAACTCCGATAGAGTGACAATAGGAGGAAAGATTTTTATTGgtattgcattattgtgagtcgTTTTATTCACTGATGGCATCCAACTTGTTGTCCAATTGATTTGGTAATGAGGGAGGTTCTCTTCTAGTGGTGGAAAAGTCTGAGGATCCCAATTTTATGTTTGGTAATT contains:
- the LOC107879725 gene encoding histidine decarboxylase, whose protein sequence is MGSLSLEMDFEPSAITPRGLARRSLFPPGDNKKPKVAQPTGPRKNLQLEVMEPGLRKDGPSLDSILVNYLDTLTQRVNFHLGYPVNICYDHYANLARLLQFHLNNCGDPFMKNTVDFHSKDFEMAVLDWFAQLWEIEKDQYWGYVTNGGTEGNLHGILIGRELLPDGILYASKDSHYSVFKAARMYRMDLEMINTSVNGEMDYSDLRAKLLQNKDKPAIINVTIGTTFKGAIDDLDVILEVLKDCGYSQDMFYIHCDAALCGLMVPFINNMISFKKPIGSVTISGHKFLGCPMPCGVQITRKSNINNLSRNVEYIASVDATISGSRNGLTPIFLWYSLSAKGHIGLKNDVKRCLDNARYLKDRLQQAGVSAMLNELSIVVVLERPRDLEFVRRWQLSCVKDMAHVIVMPGITREMLDIFIGELVQQRKQWYQGGEVEPPCIADDVGAQNCSCSYHKIDDISP